CCTTATCGTCTAGGTCAGCACCATTATTATCATGCATACCACGTTTACGAGCTTCATCCAACAGACGTTGCTGCCTTTCAAATAAACGTTCCTTATATGgaatatcatcatcacctTTGAATCTATCcgtctttttattttcttgttgatCAATTTTCGAAGTATAGAAACGCAAAGTTCTTCTACGAGCTTTTTTGTCTTGTGCGTCCACATCAGCAATCTCAGATTCAATGAAATCATCAGCTTCAGGCATTGATGATGTTTTCGGTTTAGAATGCAGACGTGATTGTGCTACGTACTCTTCAAAATCGTCAATATcaacatcttcttcttcttcttcttcatcgctttctctttcttcttcatcaatttcttgcttttgttTTCCTCCATCCTCTGCATCAGAATCTTCACTGTTTTGCAACTCATTCAGCTTCTTTTCGTTAAAGGCCTCAATGTTTGCGGTTTCTTCACTTTCAGAACCATCTCCTTCATTCACATCAAAACTAGATGGCAATTCGCTGGCTTGCCTCCAAATCTCTTTTGTCGTTAAAATCTTTTCCATGACCGGATGTCCCTTCATAGATGTgaaatcttcattattatgGAGTTCGTGCAACAAGATACTATAGTAACATGATATTGTGCCTAGGTAACTTCCAAGTGCAATTAGCTTTAATTTATTGAACTCATTTTCCTCAGATTTCTTTAATTCGTCAAACTTTGGAGCTAATTCTGTGaattcttttgaaagtgGAGCAAATTCAGGAAACATTGTCCTTAAATAGTTATCCCTTGCTTCGTCATCCATATTTAGAATATCCGTTATGGAAGTTTTAGTATCAGCCTGCTTGGTCGAGTTCTTAAATTCACCCATGTCAAATTCTTTGGCACTTTTGACCcactcttcttcttcttcttcatctaaGTAATCGTTCATATTAAGTTCTTCCAGATGCTTCTTTTGTTGTCGTAAAGcttccttttctatttcCTTAGCAGCttcgtcatcatctaaATCATCAGCCCCATAATATTCTCCTTTTGTGGACCCCCAGGCATTCTCGTTGTCTAACATACCAttctcttcatcttcctcaGGAAGCTGGTCAGTTTCTAAGTTTCTaccaaatattttcttataGGCTGCAGCACCATCTAgttcctcttcctcttcttcttcctcatcttctCTTTCATCTATTGActcatcatcttcatccatGGCTAAGacttcttcctcatcttcgtcttctAACAGAGAATGGTCATCATCTTTATTACTGTCGCCAAAGGTGGATTGTCCAAGTAAAACCTTTTCCCTTTTAGAAGCAAAATCATCAACTTCGTTTAAACCATACGGATTAATCTCATCCCCAACTTCAGAGGTCTTAGTTCTGTTTGAGCCTTTGCGTACCATATTATTCTATACACCCACTCTAATATGTTTTCTCTTCCTCCAAAACTTTTTGTATAAAAGCATCAGTGAGATGAGCTATGATGAGATGAGCTTcattattgaattttttttcattgcaGAAGCGcagtttgaaaatttttcatccgCCCTGCAAAgtccaattttttgatcaGCAGAAGATAATGACCAGAGAATTATGGTATTCAAGAGAACAATTCAAAAGAGGACAGCTAGAAAGATATTGAGGTATTTATAATTTGCTAGACTAACCGAAAGTCGAAGCGTAATCTTGTTTTTTATTAAGCGGGATAGCATTCATTAAGTATGAGCAGTAATAAAGGAAATGGGCGCTTGCCATCATTAAAAGATTCCTCCTCCAATGGAGGAGGATCTGCCAAGCCCTCATTAAAGTTTAAACCAAAAGCAGTTGCAAGAAAGTCCaaggaagaaagagaagcaGCTGCGTCCAAAGTAAAGCTAGAGGAGGAATCTAAGAGAGGTAATGACAAGAAACATTTCAATAACAAGAATAAAAGAGTAACCGGCGCTGGCGGCCAGCAAAGGCGAATGGCCAAATACTTAAATAACACACACGTTATCTCTAGCGGTCCATTGGCGGCTGGGAACTTTGTAAGTGAGAAGGGTGATTTGAGAAGAGGATTCATCAAATCAGAAGGAAGCGGGTCATCTCTTGTGCAAAAGGGCCTGGAAACTATTGACAATGGTGCTGAGAGCTCTGAGAATGAGGCAGAAGacgatgataatgaagGTGTAGCGTCCAAATCTAAGAAGAAGTTCAATATGGGAAAAGAATTCGAGGCACGCAATCTCATAGAGGACGAAGATGACGGCGAAAGTGAAAAGAGCAGTGACGTCGACATGGATGACGAAGAATGGAGATCTAAACGGATTGAACAGTTATTCCCTGTGAGACCTGTCCGCGTAAGACACGAAGACGTTGAAACTgtcaaaagagaaatacAAGAAGCTCTTTCAGAAAAGCCAACTCGTGAACCAACCCCCAGTGTGAAGACAGAGCCTGTCGGAACCGGATTACAATCTTATTtggaagaaagagaaaggcAAGTCAATGAGAAACTGGCAGATCTTGGACTTGAAAAGGAGTTTCAATCGGTTGATGGGAAAGAAGCGGCCGCTGAGTTGGAATTATTAAATGCAGATCATCAGCATATATTACGAaaactaaagaaaatgaataataaaCCAGAAAGATTCATGGTATTCCAGTTACCTACTAGGTTAccagcttttgaaagacCCGCTgtgaaagaagaaaaagaagacatGGAAACCCAGGCTAGCGACccttcaaagaagaagaagaatattaaaaaGAAGGACACGAAGGATGCTTTGTCTACTAGAGAACTTGCCGGCAAGGTTGGGTCTATACGGGTTCACAAATCTGGAAAACTTTCCGTGAAAATTGGAAATGTGGTGATGGATATTGGCAAAGGTGCCGAAACCACATTTTTACAAGATGTTATAGCATTAAGTATCGCTGATGATGCATCCTCAGCGGAACTTCTAGGCCGTGTGGACGGTAAAATAGTAGTCACACCTCAAATCTAATCGCACTCGCATCTGTCGAGTATATAAATGAATATACACAGTCATAAATACTTCTAGAACAAATTACACTAATTAAGATGCTTAGATTCCCATTCAAAAGGTACTATTGACGTCTTGTCTTCTACAATTTCTCATCCTCTTTGAACATTGGTAATGTTATTCTAGTTATTGTTACCCAGTTTCGGAACTTTAGGGGAGCCACACtttaaacaaaaagaagcGCCATAACCACCGTGAAGTAATGAGTATCTCACTTTGATAAGAAGACATTTAAGAACAGCCtgaaatatcaaaatcacGGAATTATTAGGTTATGGAGAGAGATGAATACCAGTTACCCAACTCTCATGGGAAGAATACTTTCTTATCGCGAATATTTGGTTTACAATCGGATGAAGTTAATCCTTCTCTTAATAGCCAGGAGATGAGCAACTTCCCTTTACCAGACATAGAGAGAGGCTCATCTTTATTGCATTCTACTAACGACAGCCGCGAAGATGTAGATGAGAATGACTTACGTGTTCCTGAGTCTGACCAAGGCACTAGtacagaagaagaggatgaagTAGATGAAGAGCAAGTCCAGGCGTATGCTCCACAGATTAGTGATGGATTGGATGGAGACCACCAGCTAAATTCTGTAACgagcaaagaaaatgtaCTTGAAACGGAAAAAAGCAATTTAGAAAGACTGGTTGAAGGCTCTACCGATGATTCTGTGCCCAAAGTCGGACAGCTTTCgtcagaagaagaagaggataaTGAGTTCATAAATAATGATGGATTTGATGACGATACGcccctttttcaaaaaagcaaGATTCATGAATTTAGCTCTAAGAAAAGCAATACTATAGAGGACGGTAAACGACCTTTGTTTTTCAGGCATATCTTACAGAATAACCGCCCTCAACGTGATACCCAAAAGCTATTTACTTCGTCGAACGCCATTCACCATGATAAGGACAAGAGTGCAAATAATGGTCCCCGTAACATTAATGGTAATCAAAAGCATGGCACTAAATACTTTGGTAGTGCTACACAACCTCGGTTTACCGGTTCGCCCTTAAATAATACAAACAGGTTCACTAAATTGTTTCCATTAAGAAAGCCAAATTTACTGAGCAATATATCCGTTTTAAACAATACCCCGGAAGATAGAATCAATACGTTGAGCGTGAAAGAGCGGGCTCTGTGGAAATGGGCAAACGTAGAAAACCTCGatatatttcttcaagATGTTTACAATTATTATCTGGGAAATGGGTTCTATTGCATCATactggaaaaaatattgaatatATGCACTTTGctttttgttgtttttgtttctaCATATATGGGTCACTGTGTTGACTACTCCAAATTACCGACTAGTCACCGGGTTTCGGATATTATTATCGACAAGTGTTATTCTAATAGTATAACGGGGTTCACAAAGTTTTTCCTTTGGatgttttatttcttcGTGATTCTCAAAATTGTTCAACTCTACTTTGatgttcaaaaattatcaGAATTACAAAACTTTTACAAGTATCTTTTAAATATATCGGATGACGAACTTCAAACTTTGCCCTGGCAAAATGTGATACAGCAGCTAATGTACTTGAAGGATCAAAACGCTATGACGGCAAATGTTGTGGAAGTCAAAGCCAAGAATAGAATCGACGCGCATGACGTTGCCAATAGAATCATGAGAAGAGAAAACTATCTCATAGCACTTTACAATAGCGACATCCTGAATTTATCCTTGCCTATTCCATTATTTAGGACCAACGTTCTGACAAAAACACTAGAATGGAATATTAATTTATGCGTCATGGGCTTTGTGTTCAACGAGTCCGGATTTATTAAACAAAGTATTTTAAAACCTTCTCAAAGAGAATTCACGAGAGaagaattacaaaaaagatTCATGCTGGCAGGATTTcttaatattatattggCACCATTTCTGGTCACATACTTTGTtttgctttattttttcagataTTTTAATGAGTATAAAACTTCTCCTGGATCTATTGGTGCTCGTCAATACACACCAATTGCTGAATGGAAATTCCGTGAGTACAATGAACTTTACCAtatttttaagaaaagaataagtTTGAGCACAACCTTAGCTAACAAGTATGTTGATCAGTTCCCGAAGGAAAAGACCAATTTGTTTCTGAAATTTGTTTCCTTTATTTGTGGATCATTTGTGGCCATTTTAGCTTTTCTCACTGTATTCGATCCagaaaactttttaaaCTTTGAAATCACCTCGGACAGATCTGTCATTTTCTACATTACTATTCTGGGTGCTATATGGTCTGTAAGTAGAAATACAATAACCCAGGAGTACCATGTTTTCGACCCCGAAGAGACGCTCAAGGAGTTGTATGAATATACACACTATCTACCAAAGGAATGGGAAGGAAGATATCACAAAGAGGAAATCAAACTAGAGTTCTGTAAATTGTACAACTTGAGAATAGTAATACTTTTGAGGGAACTCACTAGCCTGATGATAACACCGTTTGTACTTTGGTTTTCGTTGCCCTCGTCAGCCGGCAGGATTGTAGATTTCTTCAGAGAGAATTCTGAATATGTGGACGGATTAGGTTACGTTTGCAAGTATGCTATGTTTAACATGAAAAACATAGACGGTGAAGATACACACAGCATGGATGAAGACAGTTTAACGAAAAAGATTGCCGTGAACGGAAGTCATACACTCAACAGTAAACGAAGGAGTAAATTTACCGCCGAAGACCATAGCGATAAAGATTTggcaaataataaaatgttACAAtcatatgtatattttatgGATGATTATTCCAACAGTGAAAACTTAACAGGGAAGTACCAATTGCCTGCAAAAAAAGGCTATCCGAATAATGAAGGCGATTCATTTCTCAACAATAAGTATTCTTGGAGAAAGCAATTTCAGCCAGGTCAAAAGCCGGAGCTATTTAGAATAGGTAAGCATGCTCTCGGCCCTGGCCATAATATTTCCCCTGCTATATATTCTACAAGGAATCCCGGCAAGAACTGggataacaataataatggtgATGACATTAAGAACGGGACCAATAATGCTACAGCTAAAAATGATGACAATAATGGCAATAATGATCATGAATACGTACTAACAGAGTCTTTCCTTGATTCGGGCGCATTCCCTAATCATGATGTAATAGACCATAATAAAATGCTAAACTCAAATTACAATGGTAATGGCATACTCAATAAGGGTGGTGTCTTAGGACTTGTTAAAGAGTATTACAAGAAGTCTGACGTCGGAAGATAAGGCAGACTGTGTCGTGTACATCATCCAATAtaactatatatataactgtttcctttctttttcgtaTTTACCTAAATGCATATATTATTCAGTTCCCACTAATTTTGTACTACAATAATAAGAGAATCCCTTCCCTGTTTTAGAAATGAGTagttcttttctttttcataaaTAATACAGTTGTCTCTGAGAAGCctaataagaaaaaaagaggttaataaattattattattggttATTTCTTTCCGCCACgtagttttctttctctttcataCTTGTTTTTTTCCGCACCTTCTTCGGTATTAATAGTGTTAACAATATGAGCCATCTTTGCATGGTAGTCGCTGCTCtccttgttcttttcttcaattctttgtCTAGCTTCAAATTTGGCGTCTTTACGGATTTCTTTCATAGTGAATTTACGTTCCTTCTTTAGTTGGGCCTTCATCTTATTTATCTCACTTCTTGTTCTATCAGGATCGTACGATTTTTTATCAGGATTGAAGTTTTCTTCGTATTTAGGAGCATGCGTAGGTATGGATACGGGTTTGTGGTTCTGTAAAGCCAACGGAATATGTTCTGTGAATTTcgttaatttttcaactttgttcaaaatatttcttggcttttcaaaatcagaATACTTTGAGGTGTATGCACTTAATAACTGCTGAATCGGtaaaataatttcattgaaagcAGGTAAGCTCTTCCACACAGTAGAGATAGTTGCATCTAAAGATTCCATAACATTTAGTAAAACGGAGACACATTGATCAACCGGATGTGCCTCGGTATCCATTGTTGACAAGGTATGTAATGGAATAATAGTTGATCtcttttttgtaaagtCAACGTCCAATGGAAGCCCCAACTCGTAAGAGTCTAGtctaatattttcaaaatctaatggtttttcttgattttctttctcaaCTATAAAAGTgagtaatattttttgaaagaagtaAACCACCTCCGGTATGTACCGTTTGGAAATGCGTTGATATTGTGAAACAATCCTTACCAAGACAGCGCCAAAAGCTATCCTCTTTAAAGAATTAAACTTGATTTGTTCCAGGAACTGGCTCATTAAAATCAATGCTGGAGTTATTACTAAATGGTACTGGTCCGAGGTGGAGAAAAGAATACcaataatggaaaaaaataccagATCACCATTTGATAGAGCATCAAAATGGTTCTTTTTATAGCGTGCTTGCATTTCATTGATATAATCTCTACACTCCTCGGAAAGCTCTCTATTATATTTCTCTGAAAGGGATTTTAGAATTGAGATCAATGCATTTTGTGTACGTTTAAAACTTTGAACGTTTTTAAGGTAGTTTTGATTGCTTAGAAAAATGATGTGTCTCAGTAAAACAGCGGTGAATTTTCCTAACTTTTCCTTATTACCTTCAGCCAATTTTGGTTGGTAAGCTTTGATAATATTCTTAACAATCTTAGGATGATCATCTAAgtctaatttttttacttgaTCTAATAACGCATCATGAGTTCTAGGGCATGAAATGGAaatgttctttttctttaaaatttgaGAAAACCCTTCATCTCTGCCTTGatcttcaaatttgatatcatcatcagaatcaGCAATACCGTCATTATCGTCTTCATagtcttcttcattttcccAGAATCCATCATCCAAATCCTCTACTCCTCTTTCTTCGCCTTCTTCTAATTCAATCATACCGTTCATACGATCAAGACGCTGTTGTTCCAACTCccgttttttttcttcagctTCAGCGTTTTTCTCCTCTTCAGTTTTAGTTCTATCAGAGGGTGCAGCTCTTTTGTCCAATTGTAGTTCTTTCACTTTGATATCATACTCCTTATCTAGATCGGTCTTAGGTTCCATTGGATTCTTCTTGGGTTGCGTCATCATCAATTCAGACATAACATCCTCGAAATTATCATCCAGATTATCTATTTGATCTTCCATTATACCTTGAGCCTTTTGTCTTTCTTGtttgtaaaattttgatttggCAATGACCTCTTTCATGACTTCAGctttggttttttttctttgaggTTGCTGTAGCTCAgcatcatcttcattgaATCGTTTGGAAGCTAAAAaatcctcttcatcattgGCAAGCTCATCTTCTAGGGACAGCGATTGACCTAAATGTGTAAGACCGTCTCCAAACATGTCACCGTCgtcttcatcgtcttcaAGATTGAATAAATTTGCGTTTCTCTTTGATTGGCTTTGTCTTTCTCTGGTGAAACGTTCcaacattttttcttcttccgtCAACAACTTGTCTCTTTCACCAAATCTCTTATCGATCACACCACCACGtttattcttcatcatttttcttgcttcaAATGCACgctttctttgttcttcacCGATCTGTTTAGAGATACCAGGCTTACCCACAGCAATACGATCAGCAGTTTTAGAAGGCAGACCATCTCTCCTCTTATTCCTTGCAGCCTTTATTTCAAACGGATTAAACTCTTCTCTGATTTCAGCAAtggccttttttttttcttcacgATCATACTCCTTCGCTTGTCTTTTGgaattctttttattcttacTTTTGACGTTTGTTTGACCTGTGAGTCCACGGGCCTTCAAGGCGGCCTTTAAATTCTTAAGTTGTGAACCGGCCATGTATTTGATCTTCCCTTTTATTTGCTTCTCAACTGTACTATTTACAGTAATAATTAGTGCAACCTTCAGATGCTTCTCGCTAAATGCTCATCTCTaaattatcattattattccTAATAAATcctaaaatttttcactcgTTCTGTACGGCTCATCGCCCCAATATTACCCGTCTTGTATGTGATCTTTTTGACTTTTCGGTGGCAAAATGCAAAGGGGAATCCAAGGAAAAACCATAACAGGACACTACATCAGAGATAATCTTGAATTAAGAGAGTAGAGGAATATACTGCTGGGCTCACTACCATTTTTGTTGCTAGAGTAAACGTAGAGAAAGATGTCAAGAGATGCACCAATTAAGGCTGACAAGGATTATAGccaaattttgaaggaaGAGTTTCCTAAGATCGATTCGCTCGCTCAAAATGATTGTAACTCTGCTTTAGACCAACTGTTAGTGTTGGAGAAGAAAACCAGACAAGCTTCAGATCTGGCCTCCTCGAAAGAAGTTTTGGCCAAGATTGTAGATCTGCTAGCATCAAGGAATAAGTGGGACGACCTAAATGAGCAATTGACTCTACTCTCAAAAAAGCATGGTCAGTTGAAATTGTCAATTCAGTATATGATACAAAAGGTTAtggaatatttgaaaagctCGAAATCTTTGGATTTAAACACCAGAATTAGTGTCATTGAAACTATCAGGGTGGTTACAGagaacaaaatatttgtaGAAGTGGAAAGAGCTAGGGTCACCAAAGATTTGGTGGAAAttaagaaagaagaggGTAAGATTGATGAAGCTGCAGACATCTTGTGTGAGTTACAGGTTGAGACCTATGGCTCCATGGAAATGTCTGAGAAAATTCAGTTTATATTAGAGCAAATGGAATTGAGTATATTAAAAGGTGATTATTCCCAAGCCACGGTgctttcaagaaaaattctgaaaaaaacttttaaaaatccaaaatacGAGTCATTGAAGCTAGAATATTATAATCTTCTGGTAAAAATTAGTTTGCACAAGAGAGAATACCTAGAAGTTGCGCAGTATCTGCAAGAAATTTATCAAACAGACGCCATTAAATCAGATGAGGCTAAGTGGAAACCTGTTTTATCGCACATTGTATATTTCTTAGTCCTTTCACCTTACGGCAATTTACAAAATGATTTAATTCACAAAATCCAGAATGATAACAacctgaaaaaattagaaagcCAAGAATCTTTAGTAAAATTGTTTACTACGAATGAGTTGATGAGATGGccaattgttcaaaaaacCTATGAGCCCGTCTTAAATGAGGATGATTTGGCATTTGGTGGAGAAGCTAATAAGCATCACTGGGAAGATTTACAAAAAAGGGTCATCGAGCACAATTTAAGAGTCATTTCCGAATACTATTCCAGAATTACTTTACTAAGATTGAATGAATTGCTGGACCTAACGGAGAGCCAGACGGAAACATACATCAGTGATTTGGTAAACCAGGGCATCATATACGCTAAAGTTAATCGCCCAGCCAAAATCgtgaattttgaaaaaccaaaaaactCAAGCCAATTATTGAACGAATGGTCACATAATGTTGACGAACTATTAGAACATATAGAAACAATAGGCCATTTAATTACAAAAGAGGAAATCATGCACGGTTTGCAAGCTAAATGAAGAGATTTTCGAGTAAGTGTCGGATTATCTCAGATCCGGTTTTGATTTTAAATCTGTTACTAATCGAAATGTGTATTTACGTACGTGAGATAAAATTATCtatgcatatatataactCAAATGGAAAATGGCCACGTATTGCTCTCATTCTCTTCACTTGCTTACACAAAACATAAGGTGACAATTAATGGAAttttagtttttcaatttttcaggGGAAAGAAGAcacccaaaaaaaaagtgaaaagtCAAAACGGTAAACTGTTTATGGTATTTAAATGACATTAATAGCAGCGTAAAGAGTCATTTTTTCGTTTGATTAGCAAAACTCTGAACATTAATTACTACACCTATAGACATATCTTTAAACagtgaaatatttttttcatttagtAAACAAGAATTAAactttgaatatttttttttcgattaACTTATGTCACTTTAGCCTATACTTTCTTCGAacatttttcctttcattTTGACTCATGATATTAGATCCATTATCTccaaatattgaaaatcatACTCAAGATGAAATAATTGAGTTTTGGGAAAAAACTGAGTCTATTGCTAACATACCAAAGGAAAACTTGGATGAATCCCATGTTAACTCAAGCCTGGTTGCCTACCTGAAGTTTGCTACTGATTCCTATAAGGTTTTTATTAATACTGATCGTGACCTCTACCGGATGTCGCTAATACTGTTAGAATCGTCCttatttgaatttaaaaaagaGTTTTGCCTAAGTAAGTTGCAGTCGTTACTCAACATAGACCTACTGGAAATGAATATGAAGTTCATTATTGTTTACATTCTTCTCTGTGAGGCGAAAAAAAACGTGTACTCCTTAGAAATCATGCTCAAGTTCCAAGGATTTACTGTGTTTTATAATACCTTGTACACACAATTCGCCTATTTGAGCAAATACGGAAAGGAAAGGACAGTTGCTTCTAAACATCAATACAATTCTAATAATTCTAGCACAGGTACATCCTTGGACAGTTTAGACCGAAGTTTGACTGATATTGATTTGGGTATTATAGACGAAATGAAGCAAATTTCAACTGTTTTGATGGATTTGttatttcaaattatgAAGTACTGTAAGTGTGTTATTGCTAATCTTCAAATTGTGGATgacttttttgtttactATATGATGGAATCAATGAGGTCCGACACTATGGACGATATGTTCAATAACGCGGAGTTTAAACTGCTGTTGGCGTTGAACGAACAATATATGATGTTTGCCAAGGAGTACGACATTGAGAACAAGGTCTATAAGTATTTGATCAATGGGTCTGTCTCAAGATGTTTTACGGAGCTATTATTACTGAAATTCAATAGGGCATCGGACCCTCCGTTACAAATTATGATGtgcaaaattatttatCTTATCTTGACACCAAGAGGAGACTACTCTCCGatgaatttcttttatacAAACGACTTACGTGTTCTTATCGATGTATTAATCAGAGAACTACAGAATATCAGTGAGGATGAAGAGGTATTGAGAAACACCCTTCTAAGGGTTCTGATTCCGCTATTAAAGAATACACAATTATCCAAAACACATTATAGAAAGGATGATTTGAATAAACTATTAAACTACTTGTCGACTTTAGATAATATATGCGTTGACAGTCCAGCGTTGCACGAGCATCAAGTTACAGTGGCCTTATCTCGGAAGtgtcttcaacaaattccTTGGTTAGAGACACCTTCAACGCCTTCAGATGGAGGTTCATCGGTCTCTAGTAATAACACTAGTAGAAACTCTAGCATTGTTGCATTGGGGACGCCCGACAATCAAAATATCTTGGCTCGTAAAGGCCATCTTTATAGTAATCGTGAATTAGATGTTTCTGCAGAATCTTTGACTAAAAGAAAGGCTAAAGCTCCGCCTCCgcctcctcctcctcctccaTCAAGAAAATGTGGAACTCCAAAATAAGTAAAgcattatttcttcttgcaTTAATGTGGTTCTTCCGaccatttcttcttctactcACTGCAGTATCTAATGACACATTGtactttttatatacaaATGCAACAATCGTAACTATAAAACTAAAGTTCGGGTTGCTTCCGAATACATGCTGGCAGAATTTCAGGTTGTGTGTCACTTGTTAAAATAGGcgatattttttattttagaaGTTGTATATAACTGTTAATTACATAgtcagtttttttttttcactatcATATTGTTTAGATTAAAAGGACTTGTCACATGAAATTTAGGTCGAGCAGAATACAATCCCGAGAAAATCAATAGGCAAAATAGCATTTATACACGTATTCTTAATCCGGATGCAGGTGCACCGATCTTAGAAATCATAGCAATTCTATctattttatctttttccGTGATAACGTATTTACTACCTGTTAATGGGTCAGAAACGGAAGGTGTATCTTCATAAATTGGTTTGTAGGTGGCTGCACAAATATCGAATTTAGCATAAGGATCAAAGTCAATTGGAATGGCGTCACTGGCCATTGAGTCGGctttgtttttgattttacGTGCTTGTTCTGCACGAGGACCAGAAGAAATAATCTTTAAAAATTCACCGGCAAAATATGAGGCCtgtaagaaatttttgtGTTTGAAATGTTGGGACATAGCCACTTGTAAAGCATTGGTACGATGAATTGGGGATAGTTTTGCCTTTGTAAAGTATGCAGCTAGCTCAAGCATGCGTACAGTATTTCCCTCCTTTAATGAGCGGCGTTCCAATTCAATGGATAAACCTAATATATACTCCCTAGCAGTTTCCAGTATCTTGTGtgctaatttttcatcttcagcaTCATCGACCATTAATAGCGTAATACGGTAGATAGCTTCTCTGAAGCATTCGATTGCAATATCTGGTTTGTTTAGTTTAAAGTTTTTGTAACCctcattcattttttcattaacgACATCAAGACCTGGCACGTAAGGAAGAATTTGATCTTCACTTACGGTATCATCATACGCTCTGACATAAC
This is a stretch of genomic DNA from Saccharomyces cerevisiae S288C chromosome IV, complete sequence. It encodes these proteins:
- the ATG9 gene encoding autophagy protein ATG9 (Lipid scramblase that mediates autophagosomal membrane expansion; translocates phospholipids between outer and inner leaflets of liposomes; transmembrane protein involved in forming Cvt and autophagic vesicles; cycles between phagophore assembly site (PAS) and other cytosolic punctate structures) produces the protein MERDEYQLPNSHGKNTFLSRIFGLQSDEVNPSLNSQEMSNFPLPDIERGSSLLHSTNDSREDVDENDLRVPESDQGTSTEEEDEVDEEQVQAYAPQISDGLDGDHQLNSVTSKENVLETEKSNLERLVEGSTDDSVPKVGQLSSEEEEDNEFINNDGFDDDTPLFQKSKIHEFSSKKSNTIEDGKRPLFFRHILQNNRPQRDTQKLFTSSNAIHHDKDKSANNGPRNINGNQKHGTKYFGSATQPRFTGSPLNNTNRFTKLFPLRKPNLLSNISVLNNTPEDRINTLSVKERALWKWANVENLDIFLQDVYNYYLGNGFYCIILEKILNICTLLFVVFVSTYMGHCVDYSKLPTSHRVSDIIIDKCYSNSITGFTKFFLWMFYFFVILKIVQLYFDVQKLSELQNFYKYLLNISDDELQTLPWQNVIQQLMYLKDQNAMTANVVEVKAKNRIDAHDVANRIMRRENYLIALYNSDILNLSLPIPLFRTNVLTKTLEWNINLCVMGFVFNESGFIKQSILKPSQREFTREELQKRFMLAGFLNIILAPFLVTYFVLLYFFRYFNEYKTSPGSIGARQYTPIAEWKFREYNELYHIFKKRISLSTTLANKYVDQFPKEKTNLFLKFVSFICGSFVAILAFLTVFDPENFLNFEITSDRSVIFYITILGAIWSVSRNTITQEYHVFDPEETLKELYEYTHYLPKEWEGRYHKEEIKLEFCKLYNLRIVILLRELTSLMITPFVLWFSLPSSAGRIVDFFRENSEYVDGLGYVCKYAMFNMKNIDGEDTHSMDEDSLTKKIAVNGSHTLNSKRRSKFTAEDHSDKDLANNKMLQSYVYFMDDYSNSENLTGKYQLPAKKGYPNNEGDSFLNNKYSWRKQFQPGQKPELFRIGKHALGPGHNISPAIYSTRNPGKNWDNNNNGDDIKNGTNNATAKNDDNNGNNDHEYVLTESFLDSGAFPNHDVIDHNKMLNSNYNGNGILNKGGVLGLVKEYYKKSDVGR
- the NOP14 gene encoding snoRNA-binding rRNA-processing protein NOP14 (Nucleolar protein; forms a complex with Noc4p that mediates maturation and nuclear export of 40S ribosomal subunits; also present in the small subunit processome complex, which is required for processing of pre-18S rRNA), with the translated sequence MAGSQLKNLKAALKARGLTGQTNVKSKNKKNSKRQAKEYDREEKKKAIAEIREEFNPFEIKAARNKRRDGLPSKTADRIAVGKPGISKQIGEEQRKRAFEARKMMKNKRGGVIDKRFGERDKLLTEEEKMLERFTRERQSQSKRNANLFNLEDDEDDGDMFGDGLTHLGQSLSLEDELANDEEDFLASKRFNEDDAELQQPQRKKTKAEVMKEVIAKSKFYKQERQKAQGIMEDQIDNLDDNFEDVMSELMMTQPKKNPMEPKTDLDKEYDIKVKELQLDKRAAPSDRTKTEEEKNAEAEEKKRELEQQRLDRMNGMIELEEGEERGVEDLDDGFWENEEDYEDDNDGIADSDDDIKFEDQGRDEGFSQILKKKNISISCPRTHDALLDQVKKLDLDDHPKIVKNIIKAYQPKLAEGNKEKLGKFTAVLLRHIIFLSNQNYLKNVQSFKRTQNALISILKSLSEKYNRELSEECRDYINEMQARYKKNHFDALSNGDLVFFSIIGILFSTSDQYHLVITPALILMSQFLEQIKFNSLKRIAFGAVLVRIVSQYQRISKRYIPEVVYFFQKILLTFIVEKENQEKPLDFENIRLDSYELGLPLDVDFTKKRSTIIPLHTLSTMDTEAHPVDQCVSVLLNVMESLDATISTVWKSLPAFNEIILPIQQLLSAYTSKYSDFEKPRNILNKVEKLTKFTEHIPLALQNHKPVSIPTHAPKYEENFNPDKKSYDPDRTRSEINKMKAQLKKERKFTMKEIRKDAKFEARQRIEEKNKESSDYHAKMAHIVNTINTEEGAEKNKYERERKLRGGKK